The Sesamum indicum cultivar Zhongzhi No. 13 linkage group LG2, S_indicum_v1.0, whole genome shotgun sequence genome contains a region encoding:
- the LOC105156232 gene encoding uncharacterized protein At4g22758-like, which yields MLLYKQKKNQPFKGNRFLISVTVLGSAGPIRFVVNEDELVAAVIDTALKSYAREGRLPILGSDLNNFMLYCPIAGTEALSPWETIGSAGVRNFMLCKKPQTENSIDSEKSSAISRKGSGSWKAWFHKSLNLKISSH from the exons atgttgctttacaagcagaagaagaatcAGCCCTTTAAAGGGAATCGGTTCTTGATTAGCGTTACGGTGCTCGGTAGTGCTGGGCCCATTCGATTCGTGGTCAATGAGGACGAGCTTGTTGCTGCTGTGATTGATACTGCTCTGAAATCGTATGCGCGCGAGGGGAGGCTTCCTATTCTTGGATCTGACCTCAATAATTTTATGCTCTATTGCCCAATTGCTGGAACTGAAG CGCTGAGTCCATGGGAGACAATTGGGTCAGCCGGTGTTCGGAATTTCATGCTGTGCAAGAAGCCTCAAACTGAGAATTCCATCGACAGTGAGAAGTCATCTGCAATCTCCCGGAAGGGATCTGGAAGCTGGAAGGCTTGGTTTCATAAATCTCTCAATCTCAAGATATCTTCTCATTGA